A region from the Natronorubrum halophilum genome encodes:
- a CDS encoding DUF7410 domain-containing protein produces the protein MTTSGQPDAIDHERFDDGDVKSDGPNTVVRGDEPAVQCPYCGQPFHDARLETLHRGLEHPARISDREQAAFERAYLEERAEIRRFRLQALGALILVYFCMLFLYAVVT, from the coding sequence GTGACCACGTCCGGCCAACCAGACGCGATCGATCACGAGCGCTTCGACGACGGCGACGTCAAGAGCGACGGCCCGAACACCGTCGTTCGCGGTGACGAACCCGCCGTTCAGTGTCCCTACTGCGGACAACCGTTTCACGACGCGCGACTCGAGACGCTCCATCGGGGCCTCGAGCATCCGGCCCGGATCTCCGATCGGGAACAGGCGGCGTTCGAACGCGCCTATCTCGAGGAAAGAGCGGAGATCCGTCGGTTCCGTCTGCAGGCGCTCGGCGCGTTGATACTCGTTTACTTTTGCATGCTGTTTCTGTATGCGGTCGTTACGTGA
- a CDS encoding heme o synthase gives MATASAPFPRPIGTRQRFSALLAATALGVYLLLIIGATTSITNAASACSTWPTCHAPVDPLSQTELAIAWGHRIAAVLVGALVAVTAVTALLGDVSSRVRWTILVGAVLYVVQVGVGAVTAISGPAAIAPGLHLGLGLVIFAAIVLALAWDLELATGTANDSMDAPEPLEADATGAEAGSARSLPSSGLARARLTAFAYFKMMKPRLMWLLCLVAAAGMALAAGPALDRYTIVATLGGGVLAIGASGTFNHVLERDVDRKMSRTADRPLATDLVPVRNALAFGGLLTVVSLGMFLTINRLAAALGLAAIIFYSVVYTLMLKPNTVQNTVIGGAAGALPALIGWAAVTNEIGLPGLALAGVIFLWTPAHFYNLALAYQDDYARGGFPMMPVVRGETETRKHIIYYIAATLVGTVALAWITDLGALYAATVAIFGGIFLWAAIVLHFEQTETAAFRAFHASNAFLGAVLVVILVEALVFTGSIV, from the coding sequence GTGGCAACCGCATCCGCGCCGTTTCCTCGTCCGATCGGCACCCGACAGCGCTTTTCTGCGCTTCTCGCAGCGACCGCGCTGGGCGTCTACCTCCTGTTGATCATCGGCGCAACGACTTCGATCACGAACGCGGCGTCGGCCTGTTCGACGTGGCCGACCTGTCACGCGCCGGTCGACCCGCTGAGCCAGACGGAACTCGCGATCGCGTGGGGCCACCGCATCGCGGCCGTCCTCGTCGGCGCGCTCGTCGCCGTAACGGCCGTTACTGCCCTCCTCGGTGACGTCTCGAGTCGCGTTCGGTGGACGATCCTCGTCGGTGCCGTCCTCTACGTCGTCCAGGTCGGCGTCGGCGCTGTCACGGCCATCTCCGGTCCCGCGGCCATCGCTCCCGGACTCCACCTCGGACTCGGGCTGGTGATCTTCGCGGCCATCGTGCTCGCCCTCGCGTGGGATCTCGAACTCGCGACCGGCACCGCGAACGATTCGATGGACGCGCCCGAACCGCTCGAGGCCGACGCGACCGGGGCGGAGGCGGGGAGCGCCCGATCCCTCCCCTCCAGCGGCCTCGCTCGCGCCCGACTCACCGCCTTCGCGTACTTCAAGATGATGAAACCGCGGCTGATGTGGCTGCTCTGTCTCGTCGCCGCCGCGGGGATGGCGCTGGCTGCCGGTCCCGCGCTCGATCGCTACACGATCGTCGCGACGCTCGGCGGCGGCGTCCTCGCGATCGGTGCGAGCGGGACCTTCAACCACGTCCTCGAGCGCGACGTCGATCGGAAGATGTCCCGCACGGCGGATCGACCGCTGGCCACCGACCTCGTTCCCGTCCGGAACGCGCTGGCGTTCGGCGGGCTGTTGACGGTCGTCTCGCTGGGCATGTTTCTGACGATCAACAGACTCGCGGCCGCGCTCGGACTCGCCGCGATCATCTTTTACAGCGTGGTCTACACGCTCATGCTCAAACCCAATACGGTCCAGAATACGGTTATCGGCGGGGCTGCGGGTGCGCTCCCTGCGCTCATCGGCTGGGCTGCCGTGACCAACGAGATCGGACTGCCCGGGCTCGCGCTCGCGGGCGTGATCTTCCTCTGGACGCCGGCGCACTTCTACAACCTCGCGCTGGCCTACCAGGACGACTACGCTCGCGGCGGCTTCCCGATGATGCCCGTCGTGCGCGGCGAAACCGAGACGCGAAAGCACATCATCTACTACATCGCGGCGACACTCGTCGGGACGGTCGCGCTCGCCTGGATTACGGACCTCGGCGCGCTCTACGCGGCGACGGTCGCGATCTTCGGCGGCATCTTCCTCTGGGCCGCCATCGTCCTTCACTTCGAGCAGACG